The Sinomicrobium kalidii region TATCACCGGACAACTCCTATGACCAGACCTATCTGGCCAACTACGCCAACTTTCAGATCATAGACCGGTTGTCGCGTATAGACGGAATAGGTGCCGTAAGGATGTTCGGGGGCGACCAGTATTCCATGCGTATATGGCTCAATCCAGACCTGATCGCCACCATGGACATGACACCCAATGAAATACTCACTGCCCTGCGTTCCCAGAACGTACAGATTGCAGGAGGAACACTGAATCAGCAGCCACTCACCGATCAAAATGCCTTTGAGATCAATGTACAGACCCAGGGAAGGCTCAACACCATCGAAGAATTTGAGAATATCATTGTTCGGAACGGTGAACAGGGCGAACTGGTACGTGTCAAGGATATAGGACGAGTAGAACTCGGGGCCGCCAGTTATGCCACCAAGGGATACCTGAGTGAATACCCGGCCGTGGCCCTTCCCGTTTTTCAGCGACCGGGAACCAATGCCCTGGAAACCGCAGATGCCATAAAAGCCACCATGAAAGAGGCCGCCAAGGACTTTCCGGAAGGCATAGAATACCGGATAGCCTACAACCCTACCGAATTTATTGAACAATCCATAGATGAAGTGGGGCATACCATTTACGAAGCCGTGATTCTGGTAGTCCTGGTTATCATCCTGTTCCTGCAAACCTGGCGGGCTGCGATTATTCCCATTCTGGCCATCCCGGTATCGCTCATCGGTACCTTTGCCGTAATGCAGGCCCTGGGTTATTCACTGAACTACCTGACCCTTTTCGGACTGGTACTGGCTATCGGTATCGTGGTGGATGATGCTATTGTCGTGGTGGAAAACATGGAACGGAACCTTCGGGAAGGCCTGGGCGTCAAAAAAGCAGCCAGAAAAACCATGGACGAAGTAGGAGGAGCGCTTATAGCTATGGGGCTGGTCCTCGTAGCCGTATTCCTGCCTACCGCATTCCTGGAAGGGATCAGCGGACAGTTTTACAGCCAGTTCGGGGTAACCATTGCCGTAGCAACCATGATCTCCGTTTTTGTTTCCCTCAGCCTTAGTCCGGCAATCGCCGCGATCGTGATGAAAAAACACAAAGATGAACACCAGTCACCCGCGACTACGGCAAAATTCGGGTTCATACCCAGATTCTTTTCCGGATTCAACCGGGTTATGGACAGGGTATCTGACGGATACGGGAAAATAACCGACAGATTTATCCGGATAAGGGGATGGGTACTCCTGATATATGCAGGGCTTATCCTCCTTACCGTATTTACTTTTTTAAAAGTCCCCACCGGGTTTATCCCGCAACAGGACCAGGGGTATTTTATCTCGGTAATCCAACTCCCCCCGGGAGCCTCCCTGGAAAGGACTGACAAGGTGGTGAAAAAAGCGATTGACAGTGTCTTGAAAATTGACGGGATCAAGGATGCAGTGGCCTTTACGGGTTTCGATGCCGCCACCTTTACCAATTCGTCCAATGCCGGCGTGATATTTCCCGTACTGGAAGATTTTGAGACCAGGAAAGAAAAAGGGATTTCCTACGCAGATATTCAGGTCAGGCTGAACGAAAGCCTCGGAATTTTTCAGGATGCATTCGTCGTGGTTATTCCTCCGCCGCCCGTAAGGGGAATAGGAAATGCAGGAGGTTTTAAAATGATGCTCCAGGACAGAGGGGGACTGGGCAACGAACAATTACTGCAATCCGGGTACCAACTTATGGCCGCGGCCAACCAGGACCCTGTACTCAGCGATGTATTCACATTTTTCAATACCGGTTCGCCACAGTTGTTTTTTGACCTGGATAAAGAGCGGGCCCAAAAACTGGGAATTCCCATCGAAGAAATATCAAGTGCCATAGAAATATACCTGGGATCGGCCTTTGTCAATGATTTTAACCTGCTCGGAAAAACCTTCCGGGTAACGGCCCAGGCCGACGGACAATACAGATACGGTCCCGATGACCTTACCCGTATCCGGGTAAGAAACAAGGACGGCAAGATGGTACCTCTTGGCACCATTGGCGAACTCGAAAATATTTCCGGACCTGCACGGGTACCCCGGTACAACCTCTACCCTGCCCTGGCATTGACCGGAAATGCCACTCCGGGCCACAGTTCCGGAGAAGCCCTCGAAGCCATGGAAAGACTTGCCGCAGAAGTACTGCCCGAAGGTATCGATTACGAGTGGACCGAGATCGCCTATCAACAAAAGGAATCGGGAAACACGGCGATCATTGCTTTTTTACTGGCCGTACTGTTCGTCTTTTTATTGCTGGCCGCCCAATATGAAAGTTGGGTACTCCCGCTTGCCGTGATCCTTATCGTCCCCATGTGTTTGCTCTCTGCTATGTTCGGGGTAGGCATCGTGGGAATGGACAACAATATCCTTACCCAGATCGGGCTGGTGGTATTGGTAGGGCTGGCCAGTAAGAATGCCATCCTTATTGTAGAGTTTGCCAAGCAACTGGAAGATCGTGGTTACAGCCTCGAAGAAGCAGCCAGGGAAGCGGCCAGGTTACGGCTTCGCCCCATACTGATGACGGCATTTGCCTTTATTCTCGGGGTAGTTCCGCTGGTACTGGCATCCGGTGCCGGTGCCGAAATGAGGAGATCGCTGGGTACGGCAGTGTTCAGCGGTATGCTGGGTGTTACTTTCTTCGGGCTTCTCTTCACCCCGGTGTTCTATGTCATATGTAGAAGACTGGCCATTAAAAAAACAAAATCTATCGACGTAAAAGCATAACATGAAGATGACCAATTTTTTGAGAATCGCAAATATCGTCCTGGCGGGGTGGTTCGCCCTGCCCGCACAGGCCCAGGACCCCGTAACCGGCTGGAAATGGCAGGAACCGCCACAGGAAAGTGTAGCACTGTATATAGGTAATGATACCATCACGGAAAATACCGATCCCATAACCGATGTCGAGCCCTGGTGGGAAGCGTTCGGTTATACCACGCTGGACAGCCTCGTGCAAAAGGCCATCCTCAATAATGTGGACCTTAAAATAGCCAGGGCCCGGGTAGAACAGGCCAGGGCTGATAAACAGATCGCACTCGCAGAATTGTTTCCCGCCATCCGTTTTGAACCTTCTTTTGTAAGACAGGAATTTTCGGCAAACCGCCCCAATCCGTTCGGAGGGCAATTAGGCAGGGCCACACTCAATACCTACGAACTGCCCCTCACCCTGTCTTACGAACTGGATGTTTTCGGTAAAAACATCAACAATGTGCAAGCCAGCTCCCTGAGATCAAAGGCAAGCGAGGAAGAACGGAAAAATACCCTGCTTGCCGTTACTGCGGAAGTAGCCCGGAACTATTTCCTGCTCTTGCAACTCGACGCGGAAAATGATCTTCTCGTTCACACGGAAAAGACCCGGCAGGATAACCTGGAGATCACTTCCACCCGTTATGAAGCAGGACTGGTGAGCCAGATCGATGTGTTAAGGGCCAAAACAGAGCTTTCTTCTGTCCAAGTACAGTTAAAGAACAACAGGCAGCTCAGGGCAGAAATAGAACTGATACTGGCCACCCTGGCCGGAGAAGATGCAAGTACTTTTCAAATTCCGCACAGCAAGGTCAGGTACCTGCCGCCTTCTGTGGCATTTGTAGACAAGGACTCGCTTTCCGGCTCCAGGCCTGACCTGAAAGCGGCTAAACTTTTAATGGAAGCTTCAGACAAAAGAGTAAGCAGTCAGTGGAAAGAACTCCTGCCCTCTTTTCGCCTTAACGGTTCCTATGGTTACCTGTCCGGTAATGCCGATAACCTGATCGAGGATAACGGCAGAACATGGATTGCCGGTATATCCGCCTCCCTGCCCATTTTCGAAGGTGGAAGAAAACGCTCGGAAATAAAGCTGAAACGCAGTGAATTACAGGAAGCCCGGGAAAACTATAATAAACTGACCCTGGAATCCTACCGGCAGGTAGAAAATGCCTATGCACAGTTACAGTGGGCACACCGGCAACTCCTGGCCCAACAGGAATTTGTTGCTGCGGCCAGGGATGCTGCCAACCTCACCAACGAACGCTATCGCAAAGGACTGGTAAATTATATTGACGTGGTAGATGCCGAACGGCAGGTACTGGAAGCCGAACGCCTTAGTGTCCAGCTTTTTGCACGGGAACTGACCGGCCGCGTCACACTTATACAGGCCCTGGGCTTATTCCCGGAGCACCTGGAATAGGACGGGCATTCTCCTGTATTTTACCAAACCATTATATATTCGTTTTATTTACAACACAAAACCCCGTAAATGCGGGGTTTTTGTATTTTAGCCCCGCGATAACGAATGTATTGAGGTTTCCCTACCGGAGAACCCAACCCCCATAAAAAGTATTTTCAGTGAAACACTTGATCAAGAACGACCATATTTGCCTGAGCACTTTCAACTATGGCGCCACCATTCAACAGCTGATCGTAAGAGATAAAAATGACAATGATGTCAATGTCGTCCTCGGTTTTGAAAAAGAGGAAGACTATTATAACAATCCCTTTTATATCGGGGCTTCCATTGGCCGCTATGCCGGCCGGATAAGCAAAGGAGGGTTTTCACTGAACGGAGATCATTACGAACTTCATCAGGAAAATGGCGTACACCTGCACGGCGGTAAAAACGGGCTGAACAAGAAGCAGTGGCAACCGGAACACATAGTACAGGATACGGACACTCCTTCCATCACCTATACGGTGACCAGTCCGCATCTCGAAGAAGGCTATCCGGGAAACCTGAAAGTGAGTGTTACCTACAAATTGATCGGCAACAGCCTTAAAATCGTTTATGAGGCGACGACAGACAGAACCACGGTGCTCAACCTCACCAATCATGCTTATTTTAACCTGGAAGGACGAAATTCCGTTTTGGATCACGAGTTAAAACTCAACAGCGAAACCTTTGTTGAACTCGACCGGAAACTGTTACCTACGGGAAATTTTTCACCTGTTAAGGGTACTGCATATGATTTCCTGTCCCCTGAAATCATCGGTACCAAACCCGGATTCTCCGGAATAGATGATGTTTTTGTCCTGAACGGAAAAGGGCCGGCAGCCATATTATACGCTCCGCAAACGGGCATAGAAATGAAGGTCATCACCAACCAGCAGGCCATGGTAATATTTACTCCCGAAGACCTGAGGATCAATAATTTTGTAAACGGTGCGGAATACGAAAACTTTTCGTCCATATGTTTCGAGGCACAAACCTTCCCCGACGCGCCAAATCAGCCGGACTTTCCTTCCGCAGTGCTCCGTCCCGGCGAAGTGTACCGGAACGAAACCGTGCTGGAATTCGGATTGAGGTAACCCGGTGTTTGGTTGAACGGCAAACAGGTACAGGGC contains the following coding sequences:
- a CDS encoding aldose epimerase family protein, which codes for MKHLIKNDHICLSTFNYGATIQQLIVRDKNDNDVNVVLGFEKEEDYYNNPFYIGASIGRYAGRISKGGFSLNGDHYELHQENGVHLHGGKNGLNKKQWQPEHIVQDTDTPSITYTVTSPHLEEGYPGNLKVSVTYKLIGNSLKIVYEATTDRTTVLNLTNHAYFNLEGRNSVLDHELKLNSETFVELDRKLLPTGNFSPVKGTAYDFLSPEIIGTKPGFSGIDDVFVLNGKGPAAILYAPQTGIEMKVITNQQAMVIFTPEDLRINNFVNGAEYENFSSICFEAQTFPDAPNQPDFPSAVLRPGEVYRNETVLEFGLR
- a CDS encoding efflux transporter outer membrane subunit, which gives rise to MTNFLRIANIVLAGWFALPAQAQDPVTGWKWQEPPQESVALYIGNDTITENTDPITDVEPWWEAFGYTTLDSLVQKAILNNVDLKIARARVEQARADKQIALAELFPAIRFEPSFVRQEFSANRPNPFGGQLGRATLNTYELPLTLSYELDVFGKNINNVQASSLRSKASEEERKNTLLAVTAEVARNYFLLLQLDAENDLLVHTEKTRQDNLEITSTRYEAGLVSQIDVLRAKTELSSVQVQLKNNRQLRAEIELILATLAGEDASTFQIPHSKVRYLPPSVAFVDKDSLSGSRPDLKAAKLLMEASDKRVSSQWKELLPSFRLNGSYGYLSGNADNLIEDNGRTWIAGISASLPIFEGGRKRSEIKLKRSELQEARENYNKLTLESYRQVENAYAQLQWAHRQLLAQQEFVAAARDAANLTNERYRKGLVNYIDVVDAERQVLEAERLSVQLFARELTGRVTLIQALGLFPEHLE
- a CDS encoding efflux RND transporter permease subunit, with amino-acid sequence MKFSHTFIKRPILSIVISILLMIVGGLAYFSLPISQYPEVAPPTVVVRATYPGASAETISKTVATPLEQEINGVEGMIYMLSQATNDGSLEITVTFKQGVDVDNAQVLVQNRVAIAEPRLPEQVRRLGITTVKSSPDLMMVIHMISPDNSYDQTYLANYANFQIIDRLSRIDGIGAVRMFGGDQYSMRIWLNPDLIATMDMTPNEILTALRSQNVQIAGGTLNQQPLTDQNAFEINVQTQGRLNTIEEFENIIVRNGEQGELVRVKDIGRVELGAASYATKGYLSEYPAVALPVFQRPGTNALETADAIKATMKEAAKDFPEGIEYRIAYNPTEFIEQSIDEVGHTIYEAVILVVLVIILFLQTWRAAIIPILAIPVSLIGTFAVMQALGYSLNYLTLFGLVLAIGIVVDDAIVVVENMERNLREGLGVKKAARKTMDEVGGALIAMGLVLVAVFLPTAFLEGISGQFYSQFGVTIAVATMISVFVSLSLSPAIAAIVMKKHKDEHQSPATTAKFGFIPRFFSGFNRVMDRVSDGYGKITDRFIRIRGWVLLIYAGLILLTVFTFLKVPTGFIPQQDQGYFISVIQLPPGASLERTDKVVKKAIDSVLKIDGIKDAVAFTGFDAATFTNSSNAGVIFPVLEDFETRKEKGISYADIQVRLNESLGIFQDAFVVVIPPPPVRGIGNAGGFKMMLQDRGGLGNEQLLQSGYQLMAAANQDPVLSDVFTFFNTGSPQLFFDLDKERAQKLGIPIEEISSAIEIYLGSAFVNDFNLLGKTFRVTAQADGQYRYGPDDLTRIRVRNKDGKMVPLGTIGELENISGPARVPRYNLYPALALTGNATPGHSSGEALEAMERLAAEVLPEGIDYEWTEIAYQQKESGNTAIIAFLLAVLFVFLLLAAQYESWVLPLAVILIVPMCLLSAMFGVGIVGMDNNILTQIGLVVLVGLASKNAILIVEFAKQLEDRGYSLEEAAREAARLRLRPILMTAFAFILGVVPLVLASGAGAEMRRSLGTAVFSGMLGVTFFGLLFTPVFYVICRRLAIKKTKSIDVKA